Proteins from one Mucilaginibacter jinjuensis genomic window:
- a CDS encoding transcriptional repressor: MLSHSRSHQSASLRLTKSQQQYNEISDLIIQLMGDYPDYTDAETLWLEMKEKGLGISISTFYSRLRLFMENGIIEKQILKYNRNAYRMVRK; this comes from the coding sequence ATGCTCAGCCACTCAAGGTCACATCAATCTGCTTCATTGCGCCTTACCAAAAGTCAGCAACAGTATAATGAAATTAGCGACCTGATCATTCAGTTAATGGGTGATTATCCCGATTATACAGATGCGGAAACGCTTTGGTTAGAAATGAAAGAGAAAGGCTTAGGTATAAGTATTAGTACTTTTTATAGCAGGCTGAGACTTTTTATGGAAAACGGTATCATAGAAAAGCAAATCCTTAAATACAATAGAAACGCGTATCGGATGGTTAGGAAATGA